In Sphingomonas sp. LT1P40, the following are encoded in one genomic region:
- the rpsP gene encoding 30S ribosomal protein S16, translating into MALSMRLSRGGSKKRPYYRIVVADARSPRDGKFLEKIGTYNPLLAKDDENRLKLDTDRAKHWLSVGAQPTDRVARFLDVTGVKERTAKNNPNKGKPGEKAVERLEERAEKQKAADEAAAAAAAAPAPEPEPEVVEEAPVVEEAPAEEVAAEAPAEAAPEAPAEEIAAEAPAAEAPAEEAAADAPAAEATEEKAEG; encoded by the coding sequence ATGGCACTCAGCATGCGTCTGTCGCGTGGCGGCTCGAAGAAGCGCCCTTATTACCGCATCGTCGTTGCCGATGCGCGTAGCCCGCGCGACGGCAAATTCCTGGAGAAGATCGGCACCTACAACCCGCTGCTCGCCAAGGACGATGAGAACCGCCTGAAGCTCGACACCGATCGCGCAAAGCATTGGCTGAGCGTCGGCGCACAGCCGACCGACCGCGTTGCCCGCTTCCTGGACGTGACCGGCGTCAAGGAGCGCACCGCCAAGAACAACCCGAACAAGGGCAAGCCCGGCGAGAAGGCCGTCGAGCGTCTGGAAGAGCGCGCCGAGAAGCAGAAGGCAGCCGATGAGGCCGCTGCAGCAGCAGCCGCCGCCCCAGCGCCTGAGCCAGAGCCGGAAGTCGTCGAAGAAGCGCCGGTTGTTGAAGAAGCACCGGCCGAGGAAGTCGCTGCAGAAGCACCCGCAGAAGCCGCACCTGAAGCGCCTGCGGAAGAAATCGCGGCCGAAGCACCTGCTGCCGAAGCGCCAGCCGAGGAAGCCGCTGCCGACGCACCGGCTGCCGAAGCCACTGAGGAAAAGGCTGAAGGCTGA
- the rimM gene encoding ribosome maturation factor RimM (Essential for efficient processing of 16S rRNA) has protein sequence MPSDTPVTLAVIIGAHGVAGEVRLKVFAEDLSAHRSFNAGALTLKTLRDGSNGAIARFAEIPDRTAAEKMRGTELTVPRTALPPLGEGEYYHADLIGLAVIDEAGGALGTVATIDNFGAGDVLEIARPDGKRFMIPMRPEAVPHWDDASLTVADGWAE, from the coding sequence ATGCCAAGCGACACCCCCGTCACGCTTGCCGTCATCATCGGCGCGCATGGTGTGGCGGGGGAGGTCCGGCTGAAGGTCTTTGCCGAAGATCTGTCCGCGCACCGCAGCTTCAATGCCGGTGCGCTGACGCTGAAGACGCTGCGCGATGGCTCCAACGGGGCCATCGCGCGCTTCGCCGAAATTCCAGACCGCACCGCCGCCGAAAAGATGCGTGGCACCGAACTCACCGTGCCCCGCACCGCGCTGCCGCCGTTGGGGGAGGGGGAGTATTACCATGCCGACCTGATCGGGCTGGCGGTAATTGACGAGGCGGGCGGCGCGCTCGGTACCGTCGCCACAATCGACAATTTCGGTGCAGGCGATGTGCTTGAAATCGCCCGTCCAGACGGCAAGCGCTTCATGATCCCGATGCGCCCCGAGGCGGTGCCGCACTGGGATGACGCAAGTTTGACGGTGGCAGACGGCTGGGCGGAATAA
- a CDS encoding ArsR/SmtB family transcription factor produces the protein MNESLDLAFAALADPTRRAMLAQLAKGEATVSQLAAPFALSQPAISKHLKVLERAGLIESAASGQSRPRRLKREAIAEPAEWLERLGGDWDAKFDRLDAYLSALSDGEKHD, from the coding sequence ATGAACGAGTCGCTCGATCTTGCCTTTGCCGCGCTGGCCGACCCCACCCGCCGCGCGATGCTTGCGCAACTGGCGAAAGGCGAGGCGACCGTTTCCCAACTCGCCGCGCCCTTTGCGCTGAGCCAACCGGCGATTTCCAAACACCTCAAGGTGCTCGAACGCGCTGGCCTGATCGAATCCGCCGCCAGCGGCCAGTCGCGCCCACGCCGCCTGAAGCGCGAGGCGATCGCCGAACCCGCCGAATGGCTGGAGCGGTTGGGTGGCGACTGGGACGCGAAGTTCGACCGGCTCGACGCCTATCTTTCGGCATTGTCAGATGGAGAGAAGCATGACTGA
- a CDS encoding SRPBCC family protein: MTDARIAPVFTIQRRFAAPIARVFDAWADPAQMAVWSGPTGSQVTVLSGDIAPGSTLHSHFRAADGAEMHTLVRYHDVARPHRLIYDQSFADEAANIVKAPFFDVWPHVMRTDIAFVGDDGGTRITLTWTPVDATPEEEAMFASMMESMKDGWRGSFDKLDDYLAG; this comes from the coding sequence ATGACTGACGCCCGCATCGCGCCGGTATTCACCATCCAGCGCCGTTTCGCCGCGCCGATCGCGCGCGTGTTCGATGCCTGGGCCGATCCAGCGCAGATGGCGGTGTGGTCCGGTCCGACCGGCTCACAGGTCACCGTCCTCAGCGGCGACATTGCGCCGGGTTCGACGCTGCACTCGCACTTTCGCGCCGCCGACGGAGCGGAGATGCACACGCTGGTGCGCTATCACGATGTCGCGCGTCCGCACCGGCTAATTTATGACCAGAGCTTCGCCGACGAAGCCGCCAACATCGTGAAAGCGCCGTTCTTCGACGTCTGGCCGCACGTCATGCGCACCGATATCGCGTTTGTGGGGGATGATGGCGGCACCCGCATCACACTGACCTGGACGCCGGTCGATGCCACGCCGGAGGAGGAAGCGATGTTCGCCAGCATGATGGAATCAATGAAGGATGGCTGGAGAGGCAGCTTCGACAAGCTCGACGACTATCTGGCGGGCTAG
- a CDS encoding serine hydrolase domain-containing protein, which translates to MTTVKNVKYVKCAAFAAWLAVPDSAYAQDKAETGYVPPTALVEIGDAFAKFRERTPVPGMVYAVVKDGKLATLSMVGVQTIGGAPVQLDTRFRIASMSKAFTALAILKLRDDGRLALDDLAEKHIPQMRGWKYPTSDAPRIRIRDLLAHVGGFVTDDPWGDRQQVLSEAEFTPMIAAGVPWSRVGQGAHEYSNFGYALLGRIVTNASGRPYQAYIRDTIMRPLDMASTTYDIAKVPTGKLAIGYRWEGEQWVEEPSMRDGAFGAMGGVITTAPDYAKWLSFLLSAWPARDGADIGPVRRSTVREMAQGLNFVRIAPRNGAAAGDKCVHAIAYGMGMRVTPDCDLGLTLSHGGGYPGYGSFVVLAPERGVAAFGFTNRTYQAPSVPVWQSLWAIAKTDAIGPRPIPLNPLLGQMQDAARAAYLAGNLNPLDGKLAMNFPLDRSSENWTKEFARIKGVVGECSTAEPLAPTGNLSTAFRWNCAKGKIDGQILLAPTNPPTIQALRLFPQPD; encoded by the coding sequence GTGACGACCGTTAAAAACGTCAAGTATGTCAAGTGCGCGGCCTTCGCCGCATGGCTTGCGGTACCGGATTCGGCATATGCGCAGGATAAGGCCGAAACCGGTTATGTCCCGCCCACGGCGCTGGTTGAGATCGGCGATGCCTTCGCCAAATTCCGCGAGCGCACGCCCGTTCCCGGCATGGTCTATGCCGTGGTCAAGGACGGCAAGCTGGCGACGCTGTCGATGGTCGGTGTGCAGACGATCGGTGGCGCGCCGGTTCAGCTCGACACCCGCTTTCGCATCGCGTCGATGAGCAAGGCCTTTACCGCGCTCGCCATCCTGAAGCTACGCGACGACGGCAGGCTGGCGCTCGACGATCTCGCCGAGAAACACATTCCCCAGATGCGCGGCTGGAAATATCCGACCAGCGACGCCCCGCGCATCCGCATCCGCGACCTCCTCGCCCATGTCGGCGGCTTCGTCACCGACGATCCCTGGGGCGACCGGCAACAGGTGCTGAGCGAGGCCGAGTTCACCCCCATGATCGCCGCCGGCGTCCCGTGGAGCCGAGTGGGGCAGGGTGCCCATGAATATTCCAATTTCGGCTATGCCCTGCTCGGCCGCATCGTCACCAACGCCTCGGGCAGGCCTTATCAGGCCTATATCCGCGACACGATCATGCGTCCGCTCGACATGGCCAGCACGACCTATGACATTGCAAAGGTGCCGACGGGGAAGCTCGCCATCGGCTATCGGTGGGAGGGCGAGCAATGGGTGGAGGAGCCGTCGATGCGCGACGGCGCGTTCGGCGCGATGGGCGGCGTCATCACCACCGCACCGGATTATGCCAAGTGGTTGAGTTTCCTGCTGTCCGCATGGCCCGCCCGCGACGGGGCGGATATTGGCCCTGTGCGGCGCTCGACCGTGCGCGAAATGGCGCAGGGACTGAATTTCGTCCGCATCGCCCCGCGCAACGGTGCGGCGGCGGGCGACAAATGCGTTCACGCCATCGCCTATGGCATGGGCATGCGCGTCACGCCGGACTGCGACCTGGGCCTGACGCTCAGCCATGGCGGCGGCTATCCCGGCTATGGCAGCTTCGTCGTGCTCGCACCGGAGCGCGGTGTGGCCGCGTTTGGCTTCACCAACCGCACCTATCAGGCCCCGTCCGTCCCGGTGTGGCAAAGCTTGTGGGCGATCGCCAAGACCGACGCGATCGGCCCACGTCCGATACCGCTCAATCCGTTGCTAGGGCAGATGCAGGACGCAGCACGCGCGGCCTATTTAGCAGGCAATCTCAATCCATTGGACGGCAAGCTTGCTATGAACTTTCCGCTCGATCGTTCGTCCGAAAACTGGACGAAGGAGTTTGCGCGGATCAAGGGGGTGGTCGGCGAATGCTCCACGGCAGAGCCGCTCGCCCCGACTGGTAACCTCTCGACCGCGTTCCGCTGGAACTGCGCGAAGGGCAAGATCGACGGCCAGATCTTGCTCGCCCCCACCAACCCGCCGACAATCCAGGCGCTGCGTTTGTTTCCGCAGCCGGATTAG